The Candidatus Hydrogenedentota bacterium genome has a segment encoding these proteins:
- a CDS encoding pyruvate ferredoxin oxidoreductase, with protein MPGSDGSGLMIITGNQAMALGAKLSRVQVVAAYPITPQTPVTETLAHYVESGELDAQYVNVESEHSAMSVCIGASSTGARAFTATSANGLAYMCELIHWAAGGRLPIVMGCVNRAMAAPWSVLNDQQDSMSQRDAGWIQLFCRNNQEILDTVIQAYRIAETVYVPVMVCYDGYILSHTVMPVEAPTQGQVDRFLPPFSPRTILDPARPKNINQVTFANPRLDERGVLCHGYMELRHLHQEALEKARETIAAVDAEYALVTGRSHGGLLWEDRAGDAEVLFVAAGSIASEATVAVDQLRDEGIAAGVVGIRSYRPFPGVELRAALRRAKLVLVFDKSLSYGNEGPICADLKAALYGGQVQPAVRGHIAGLGGRDVKAHEMAGAARTALRELELGVEPAPMAWLNCQI; from the coding sequence ATGCCGGGAAGTGACGGCTCAGGCCTCATGATTATCACGGGCAACCAGGCGATGGCTCTGGGTGCAAAACTCTCCCGCGTGCAGGTGGTTGCCGCCTATCCCATCACCCCGCAGACCCCCGTCACGGAGACGCTGGCGCACTATGTCGAATCCGGCGAACTGGACGCGCAGTATGTGAACGTCGAGAGCGAACACAGCGCCATGTCCGTCTGCATCGGCGCCTCGTCCACGGGCGCGCGCGCCTTTACGGCCACCAGCGCCAACGGACTGGCCTACATGTGCGAGCTCATCCACTGGGCGGCGGGCGGACGGCTGCCCATCGTGATGGGATGCGTCAACCGCGCCATGGCGGCGCCATGGAGCGTGCTCAACGACCAGCAGGACTCCATGTCCCAGCGCGACGCGGGATGGATTCAACTGTTCTGCCGGAACAACCAGGAGATACTGGACACGGTCATCCAGGCCTACCGCATCGCCGAGACGGTCTATGTTCCGGTCATGGTCTGCTATGACGGCTATATCCTCTCCCACACCGTCATGCCCGTGGAGGCGCCCACACAGGGACAGGTGGACCGCTTTTTGCCCCCCTTTTCCCCAAGGACGATTCTTGATCCGGCCCGGCCGAAAAACATCAACCAGGTCACTTTTGCCAATCCCCGGCTGGACGAGCGCGGCGTTCTCTGCCACGGCTACATGGAACTGCGCCACCTGCACCAGGAGGCGCTGGAAAAGGCGCGTGAAACCATCGCCGCCGTGGACGCTGAATACGCTCTGGTGACCGGCAGGTCCCATGGCGGCCTTCTCTGGGAGGACCGCGCCGGGGACGCGGAGGTGCTGTTCGTCGCGGCGGGCAGCATCGCCAGCGAAGCGACCGTGGCGGTTGACCAGTTGCGTGATGAGGGCATTGCGGCGGGCGTGGTGGGAATCCGCTCATACCGCCCGTTCCCGGGGGTGGAACTGCGTGCGGCCCTGCGGCGGGCAAAACTGGTCCTGGTCTTCGACAAAAGCCTGAGTTACGGCAATGAGGGCCCCATCTGCGCGGACCTGAAGGCGGCGCTGTATGGCGGCCAGGTCCAGCCTGCGGTGCGGGGCCACATTGCCGGGCTGGGCGGCAGGGATGTGAAGGCGCATGAAATGGCCGGGGCGGCGCGGACCGCCCTGCGGGAGTTGGAATTGGGTGTCGAACCGGCACCAATGGCATGGCTAAACTGCCAGATTTGA
- a CDS encoding 4Fe-4S binding protein, which yields MGTRECGHMSAMSSPTKGEAGITGQWRTARPVVDHTKCLAAKLGKVTCLQCWVFCPEAVIEKDIPITVDLEYCKGCGICAGVCPSGAIEMAPETQFSEVEVHAGK from the coding sequence ATGGGCACACGCGAATGCGGGCACATGTCGGCCATGTCCTCCCCCACAAAAGGCGAGGCGGGCATCACGGGGCAATGGCGCACCGCGCGCCCCGTGGTGGACCATACTAAATGCCTTGCCGCAAAATTGGGCAAGGTGACCTGCCTCCAATGCTGGGTGTTCTGTCCTGAGGCCGTCATCGAGAAAGACATTCCCATCACGGTGGACTTGGAGTACTGCAAGGGCTGCGGCATCTGCGCCGGTGTGTGTCCGTCGGGCGCCATCGAAATGGCGCCTGAAACCCAATTTTCGGAGGTGGAAGTCCATGCCGGGAAGTGA
- the gltA gene encoding NADPH-dependent glutamate synthase, with product MAEEKIPRQPMPEQEPEDRAHNFEEVPYGYSMETAILEASRCLRCKKPRCVAGCPVSNDIPAFMDLVREGKIVEAAEKIKETNSLPAVCGRVCPQEEQCEKVCILAVKGESVAIGRLERFVADYERAQGEMRVPEMPPKTGKKVAVIGAGPAGLTVAGDLIKMGHDVTVFEALHEPGGVLTYGIPEFRLPKAIVKSEVDFLEKMGVRFVMDYVVGRNSTVKELMEQEGYDAVFIGSGAGLPSFMGIPGENLVGVYSANEYLTRSNLMKAYLFPNYDTPPIRREKVVVVGGGNVAMDSARTALRLGGDVTIVYRRAKEQMPARIEEVHHAEQEGIKFQLLTNPVRVHGDERHRVTGIECVQMELGEPDESGRRRPVEVKGSEYIIPADTVIIAIGNKPNPLIPQTMPGLETSRWGTIVVNEETMATSVPGVYAAGDIVSGAATVISAMGQGRIAAENIHKYLTGESAGEITEAETTA from the coding sequence ATGGCTGAAGAAAAAATTCCGAGGCAGCCGATGCCCGAGCAGGAACCCGAGGACCGCGCCCACAATTTTGAGGAGGTGCCCTACGGGTACAGCATGGAGACGGCCATCCTGGAGGCCAGCCGGTGCCTGCGGTGCAAGAAGCCGCGCTGTGTGGCGGGGTGCCCCGTGAGCAACGACATCCCCGCCTTCATGGACCTCGTGCGCGAGGGCAAAATCGTCGAGGCGGCGGAGAAAATCAAGGAGACCAACTCCCTTCCCGCCGTCTGCGGACGGGTGTGCCCGCAGGAGGAGCAGTGCGAGAAGGTCTGCATCCTCGCCGTCAAGGGCGAGTCCGTCGCCATCGGGCGGCTGGAGCGTTTTGTGGCCGACTATGAGCGGGCGCAGGGCGAGATGCGCGTCCCCGAGATGCCGCCGAAGACCGGCAAAAAGGTGGCCGTCATCGGCGCGGGCCCGGCGGGCCTCACCGTGGCGGGCGACCTCATCAAGATGGGCCATGACGTGACCGTCTTCGAGGCGCTCCACGAGCCGGGCGGCGTGCTCACCTATGGCATCCCCGAGTTCCGCCTGCCCAAGGCCATCGTGAAGTCCGAGGTGGACTTCCTGGAAAAGATGGGCGTCCGTTTTGTCATGGACTATGTCGTCGGGCGCAACAGCACCGTCAAGGAACTGATGGAGCAGGAGGGCTACGATGCCGTGTTCATCGGCAGCGGCGCGGGCCTGCCCTCGTTCATGGGCATCCCAGGCGAGAATCTCGTCGGCGTGTACAGCGCCAACGAGTACCTCACCCGGTCCAACCTCATGAAGGCCTACCTCTTCCCCAACTACGACACCCCCCCCATCCGGCGCGAAAAGGTTGTCGTGGTCGGCGGCGGCAATGTGGCCATGGACTCCGCCCGCACGGCGCTGCGCCTCGGCGGGGATGTGACCATCGTCTACCGCCGCGCCAAGGAGCAGATGCCCGCGCGAATCGAGGAGGTGCACCACGCCGAGCAGGAGGGCATCAAGTTCCAACTGCTGACCAACCCGGTCCGTGTGCACGGCGACGAGCGCCACCGGGTCACCGGCATCGAGTGCGTGCAGATGGAACTGGGCGAGCCCGACGAGTCCGGACGCCGCCGCCCCGTCGAGGTCAAGGGCTCCGAGTACATTATCCCCGCCGACACGGTCATCATCGCCATCGGCAACAAGCCCAACCCCCTCATTCCCCAGACCATGCCCGGCCTGGAAACCTCGCGCTGGGGCACCATTGTGGTGAACGAGGAGACCATGGCCACCTCCGTGCCGGGCGTGTACGCCGCCGGGGACATCGTCTCCGGTGCCGCCACCGTCATCAGCGCCATGGGACAGGGCCGCATCGCCGCCGAAAACATCCATAAATACTTGACTGGTGAGAGTGCCGGGGAAATCACCGAAGCGGAAACGACGGCATAA
- a CDS encoding 2-oxoacid:acceptor oxidoreductase family protein — protein sequence MCEIRWHGRGGQGAITSAQYMAHAAYLAGFKGVTSAPSFGAERRGAPVTASTRLSMEPLRTFSQVEHPDLVVVLDESLLEVGGATVGLKEGGWLIVNSLRDPETIAPGGHFSVATADASGAAEDAGLVVAGTLMVNTAMLGAVAQATGLMSLEEVRTALHDKFPAATAERNYAAAVFTHHRTRVAACVPQGV from the coding sequence GTGTGCGAAATTCGCTGGCATGGGCGCGGCGGACAGGGTGCCATCACGTCCGCCCAATACATGGCCCACGCGGCATATCTTGCGGGTTTCAAGGGGGTCACGTCCGCGCCGTCCTTTGGCGCGGAGCGCCGCGGCGCGCCGGTCACCGCCTCCACCCGTCTTTCCATGGAACCGTTGCGGACCTTTTCACAGGTGGAGCACCCCGACCTGGTGGTGGTTTTGGACGAGAGCCTTTTGGAGGTGGGCGGCGCGACAGTCGGCCTGAAGGAGGGGGGCTGGCTCATTGTAAACTCGCTCCGTGACCCGGAAACGATAGCCCCCGGCGGGCATTTTTCCGTGGCCACAGCGGACGCCTCGGGCGCGGCGGAGGATGCGGGCCTGGTTGTGGCGGGCACTTTGATGGTCAACACGGCAATGCTCGGCGCGGTGGCCCAGGCCACGGGGCTGATGTCCCTGGAGGAGGTCCGGACCGCTTTGCATGACAAATTTCCGGCGGCCACGGCGGAGCGCAACTACGCCGCGGCAGTTTTCACCCACCACAGGACACGTGTTGCGGCGTGCGTTCCACAAGGAGTTTGA
- a CDS encoding sulfide/dihydroorotate dehydrogenase-like FAD/NAD-binding protein has translation MEITIDGRKIAVERGETLLDCALRNGIEIPHLCAHGGLSPYGGCRMCVVEVEGMRGFPPSCSTPATEGMVVRTQSDELKKLRRNILGLMMLEHPNACLVCGRREECEAFRPTPEKVGRTTGCHTCNNKAVCDVRHLSEELELKELPVAPVYHQRPLERENPFLDRDLNLCILCGRCVRVCKEHQGAGVIDLVGRGSNAHVGQAFYQTLIEAGCTFCGSCVDVCPTGSLSERYAKWYGRPDGYGATTCALCPEACALNVGAVDGQAVCSKALDQNVPLCVLGRFSVAEFLNGTDRLQFPYSRVGSVLRQSDWRLALEKACAGLAPFQGGDFAFVCDTTSTLEDRHVFRRFTNEIMNSPHYIECAPDRWGHVRAELPAGVRAVLTTGQFFTPDQAAGLDLLVVMDCYPTELSDGADFVFPAAVFAEVDGTVADKDGVARPLHAVCKAPGLALPEWQIVCALSRALGGEGLAYADTAAIRAEMGAADPKFLMSRETAPEPALDASKRRMYYRNHLIEEKVSGLRELPASPDCKVAERRPMGLKAAMDATAEPKGGDRFRIVEKREIVPNTHEIVVHAPDVALKAQAGQFAIVMADMVSERVPYTLCDWDAATGTITFVVLEKGQSSRKIALMEAGDCLAHVTGPLGIPLEIKNYGTVALAGGCYGIGAIFPIARAMKAAGNRVIAFSEARSHYLAYHREKLAGAVDEFVQSTVDGSNQTKGHAADMLKNRLAAGEKIDLVIAVGCPFMMMITAKETAPHGVPTLAALNPIMVDGTGMCGACRITVGEKTKFACVDGPFFDAHQIDWNEVKDRRSAYAAAEIQSVGRSAPVIAHHHHGACGCKA, from the coding sequence ATGGAAATCACCATTGACGGACGGAAAATCGCCGTGGAGCGGGGCGAGACCCTGCTGGACTGCGCCCTGCGCAACGGCATCGAGATACCCCACCTGTGCGCCCACGGCGGACTGTCGCCCTATGGCGGCTGCCGCATGTGCGTGGTCGAGGTCGAGGGGATGCGGGGCTTCCCCCCCTCCTGCTCCACCCCCGCCACCGAGGGCATGGTGGTGCGCACCCAGAGCGACGAGTTGAAGAAACTCCGGCGCAATATTCTGGGACTGATGATGCTGGAGCATCCGAACGCCTGCCTCGTCTGCGGCAGGCGCGAGGAGTGTGAGGCCTTCCGCCCCACGCCCGAGAAGGTGGGGCGCACCACGGGCTGCCACACCTGCAACAACAAGGCCGTCTGCGACGTGCGGCACCTCTCCGAGGAACTGGAACTCAAAGAGCTGCCTGTTGCGCCGGTGTATCACCAGCGCCCCCTGGAACGGGAAAACCCCTTCCTGGACCGCGACCTGAACCTCTGCATCCTCTGCGGGCGCTGCGTGCGGGTCTGCAAGGAGCACCAGGGCGCCGGGGTGATTGACCTGGTCGGGCGCGGCAGCAACGCGCATGTCGGCCAGGCCTTTTACCAGACCCTTATCGAGGCCGGCTGCACCTTCTGCGGCTCCTGTGTGGACGTGTGCCCCACGGGCAGCCTCTCCGAACGCTACGCGAAATGGTATGGCCGCCCGGACGGGTACGGCGCGACCACCTGCGCCCTCTGCCCCGAGGCCTGCGCGCTGAATGTGGGCGCCGTGGACGGGCAGGCGGTCTGCTCCAAGGCGCTCGATCAAAACGTGCCCCTCTGCGTTTTGGGACGCTTCTCCGTTGCGGAGTTCCTGAACGGCACAGACCGGCTTCAGTTCCCCTATTCGCGGGTGGGAAGCGTGCTGCGCCAGAGTGACTGGCGTCTGGCCCTGGAAAAGGCCTGCGCCGGACTGGCGCCCTTCCAGGGCGGGGACTTCGCCTTTGTGTGCGACACGACCAGCACGCTGGAGGACCGCCACGTCTTCCGGCGCTTCACAAACGAAATCATGAATTCCCCCCACTACATCGAGTGCGCGCCCGACCGCTGGGGCCACGTGCGTGCGGAGCTGCCCGCAGGGGTCCGCGCCGTGCTCACCACGGGTCAGTTTTTCACACCCGATCAGGCCGCCGGACTGGACCTGCTTGTTGTCATGGACTGCTACCCGACGGAATTGAGCGACGGCGCCGATTTCGTGTTCCCCGCCGCCGTCTTCGCCGAGGTGGACGGCACCGTGGCGGACAAAGACGGGGTTGCCCGCCCGCTGCACGCCGTGTGCAAGGCGCCGGGACTGGCCCTGCCGGAATGGCAGATTGTCTGCGCCCTCAGCCGCGCCCTGGGCGGCGAGGGGCTGGCCTATGCGGACACGGCGGCCATCCGCGCGGAGATGGGCGCCGCCGACCCGAAGTTCCTCATGAGCCGCGAAACCGCCCCCGAGCCCGCGCTGGACGCCTCAAAACGGCGCATGTACTACCGCAACCATCTCATCGAGGAAAAGGTCAGCGGCCTCCGCGAACTGCCCGCCAGCCCGGACTGCAAGGTGGCGGAGCGCCGGCCCATGGGCCTGAAAGCCGCCATGGACGCCACAGCAGAGCCTAAGGGCGGGGACCGCTTCCGCATCGTCGAGAAGCGGGAAATCGTCCCCAACACCCATGAGATTGTGGTTCACGCCCCGGACGTGGCCCTCAAGGCGCAGGCAGGCCAGTTCGCCATTGTGATGGCCGACATGGTCTCCGAGCGTGTGCCCTACACCCTGTGCGACTGGGACGCCGCTACGGGCACCATCACCTTCGTGGTCCTGGAAAAAGGGCAGAGCAGCCGGAAGATTGCCCTGATGGAGGCGGGTGACTGCCTGGCCCATGTGACCGGCCCCCTGGGCATTCCGCTGGAAATCAAGAACTACGGCACGGTGGCGCTGGCGGGCGGCTGCTACGGCATCGGCGCCATCTTCCCCATTGCGCGGGCCATGAAGGCGGCGGGGAACCGGGTCATCGCGTTCTCTGAGGCGCGCAGCCACTACCTCGCGTACCACCGGGAGAAACTGGCCGGGGCCGTGGACGAGTTCGTGCAGTCCACCGTGGACGGGTCCAACCAGACCAAGGGCCACGCCGCGGACATGTTGAAAAACCGGCTCGCCGCCGGTGAGAAGATTGATCTCGTCATCGCCGTCGGCTGCCCCTTCATGATGATGATCACCGCGAAGGAGACGGCCCCGCACGGTGTGCCCACCCTCGCGGCGCTCAACCCCATCATGGTGGACGGCACGGGCATGTGCGGCGCGTGCCGCATCACCGTGGGCGAAAAGACGAAGTTCGCGTGCGTGGACGGGCCGTTTTTTGACGCGCACCAGATTGACTGGAACGAGGTGAAGGACCGGCGCTCGGCCTACGCCGCCGCCGAGATTCAGAGCGTCGGCCGCTCCGCGCCGGTCATCGCCCACCACCACCACGGCGCGTGCGGCTGCAAGGCGTGA